Genomic DNA from Shouchella patagoniensis:
TGGAAGTCAAGCACGCTCTGTTCTTGACGGTTTAGAAGCTGATGTTGTCACGTTAGCACTAGCCTATGATATTGATATCTTGCAAGAACGTGAATTGCTTGATGCAGATTGGCAATCCCAATTTGAACAGAATTCTTCTCCTTATACATCAACGATTAATTTTTTAGTACGCGAAGGCAACCCGAAAAACATTCAAGACTGGGATGACTTAATCCGTGAAGATATTGAAGTCGTAACACCAAACCCTAAAACGTCAGGCGGGGCTCGTTGGAATTACTTAGCAGCTTGGGGATTCGCTGAAGATCTTTATGGTTCTGAAGAGGCTGCGGAAGATTTTGTCGGGAAACTCTATCAAAATGTATCTGCATTAGATTCAGGGGCAAGAGGATCAACAACAACATTTGTCGAACGCGGTATTGGAGATGTTTTGTTAGCTTGGGAAAACGAAGCCATTCTAGCAGCTAACGAACTTGGCGAATCGGAATTCGATATTGTTACTCCATCCAAATCAATCTTAACGGAACCACCTGTTGCAATTGTAGATGCTGTTGTTGATCGTAAAGGCACGAGAGACGTAGCAGAGGCATACCTCGAATTTCTATATACAGATGAAGGCCAAAAACTGATTGCAGAAA
This window encodes:
- a CDS encoding sulfate ABC transporter substrate-binding protein; amino-acid sequence: MKKMAYPLVALIFLTACNSEVAGGNEGDVELLNVSYDPTRELYAEVDKAFVEYWQGETGQSVTINASHGGSGSQARSVLDGLEADVVTLALAYDIDILQERELLDADWQSQFEQNSSPYTSTINFLVREGNPKNIQDWDDLIREDIEVVTPNPKTSGGARWNYLAAWGFAEDLYGSEEAAEDFVGKLYQNVSALDSGARGSTTTFVERGIGDVLLAWENEAILAANELGESEFDIVTPSKSILTEPPVAIVDAVVDRKGTRDVAEAYLEFLYTDEGQKLIAENYYRPRDEAILEEHRDYFPEVELFTIDEKFGSWQEAQEKHFADGGIFDAIYQP